Proteins encoded in a region of the Megalops cyprinoides isolate fMegCyp1 chromosome 3, fMegCyp1.pri, whole genome shotgun sequence genome:
- the dbn1 gene encoding drebrin isoform X3, translated as MAVNLSKNRLALLTAYQDVINENSATDWALYTYEGDSNDLTLASSGDGGLSEIAGTFDNTCVMYGFCSLKEPTAALPRYILINWVGEDVPDARKCACASHVATIAEFFQVSEGVDVIINASSAEDIEPSAIGQRLTNGTVPVASPVLSRLRMRDEEHGENVGTSYQKTNAEIEMKKINREEFWEQAKREEEMRKEEERKKAAEERQKFEEERMELERKEQEEREKRYREREQQIEEHRKKLQDEEEARERTRNQTLITVESCEDSAQDKRESEVEEAAAIIAQRSENPRDFFKQKERAVASGVDSSPVPTQRTGRLDSPFFKLQHSSPPEPSLPPTRTPPVSPSQPHVRQQPGTPAPESEQRAPVQESAQSKPTQSVAPQARVTNASPSDHPFQQEADSQLDLWETSGPPAGTAPLQTAHLVDLMGDSPEPSTAGAAPALPQPLLSFDELPEPPDASGPQMTLSYQHALQHASGSGSQDLDDGQLLMTNGEMLLKEGTQASEGYFSQSQEEEFAQSEECSAKVTPSPVFYNKPPEIDITCWDTDPVMEDDD; from the exons GGCCCTCTACACATATGAAGGCGACAGCAATGATCTGACACTGGCATCTTCGGGAG ATGGGGGCCTGTCGGAGATTGCCGGAACCTTCGACAACACCTGCGTCATGTACGGCTTCTGCAGCCTGAAGGAGCCCACCGCTGCCCTTCCCCGCTACATCCTCATCAACTGG GTTGGCGAGGATGTGCCTGATGCCAGGAAGTGCGCCTGTGCCAGCCACGTGGCGACCATCGCTGAGTTTTTCCAGGTCAGTGAG GGAGTTGACGTCATCATCAATGCCAGCAGCGCGGAGGACATCGAGCCCTCCGCCATCGGGCAGCGGCTGACCAATGGCACGGTTCCGGTGGCCAGCCCGGTCCTCAGCCGGCTGAGAATGAGAGACGAGGAGCACGGCGAGAATGTG GGCACCAGCTACCAGAAGACGAATGCGGAGATCGAAATGAAGAAAATCAATAGAGAGGAGTTCTGGGAGCAAGCCAAG CGCGAGGAGGAGATGCGCAAGGAGGAGGAGCGGAAGAAGGCGGCGGAGGAGCGGCAGAAGTTCGAGGAGGAGCGGATGGAGCTGGAGCgcaaggagcaggaggagagggaaaagaggtACCGCGAGAGGGAGCAACAGATCGAGGAGCACAG GAAGAAGCTCCAGGACGAAGAGGAGGCCAGAGAGAGGACGAGAAACCAGACCCTCATT ACAGTGGAGAGCTGTGAAGACAGTGCTCAGGACAAAAGGGAGTCAGAAGTGGAG GAGGCGGCGGCCATCATTGCCCAGCGTTCGGAAAACCCGAGGGATTTCTTCAAGCAGAAGGAGCGTGCCGTGGCCAGCGGAGTGGACAGCTCCCCTGTGCCCACCCAGAGGACTG GCCGCTTGGACAGCCCATTCTTCAAGCTGCAGCACAGCAGTCCTCCTGAGCCCAGCCTGCCCCCAACTCGCACCCCACCGGTGTCGCCCTCCCAACCCCACGTCCGACAGCAGCCAGGTACACCTG CCCCCGAGTCAGAACAGAGAGCCCCCGTGCAAGAGTCAGCCCAGTCCAAGCCCACCCAGAGCGTGGCCCCCCAGGCCCGGGTGACGAACGCCTCCCCTTCGGACCACCCCTTCCAGCAGGAGGCGGACAGCCAGCTGGACCTGTGGGAGACGTCGGGCCCCCCGGCCGGGACAGCCCCTCTGCAGACGGCCCACCTGGTGGACCTGATGGGCGACTCCCCTGAGCCCTCCACGGCGGGCGCGGCCCCCgccctcccccagcccctgctCAGCTTCGACGAGCTGCCGGAACCCCCCGACGCCTCCGGCCCCCAGATGACCCTCAGCTACCAGCATGCCCTGCAACACGCCTCGGGCTCCGGCAGCCAGGACCTGGACGACGGTCAGCTGCTCATGACCAACGGCGAGATGCTGCTCAAAGAAGGGACCCAG gCAAGTGAGGGCTacttcagccaatcacaggagGAGGAGTTCGCCCAATCAGAAGAGTGCTCTGCTAAAGTGACCCCATCACCAGTGTTCTACAACAAGCCACCAG AGATTGACATCACATGCTGGGACACGGACCCCGTGATGGAGGACGACGACTAG
- the dbn1 gene encoding drebrin isoform X2 yields MAVNLSKNRLALLTAYQDVINENSATDWALYTYEGDSNDLTLASSGDGGLSEIAGTFDNTCVMYGFCSLKEPTAALPRYILINWVGEDVPDARKCACASHVATIAEFFQVSEGVDVIINASSAEDIEPSAIGQRLTNGTVPVASPVLSRLRMRDEEHGENVGTSYQKTNAEIEMKKINREEFWEQAKREEEMRKEEERKKAAEERQKFEEERMELERKEQEEREKRYREREQQIEEHRKKLQDEEEARERTRNQTLITVESCEDSAQDKRESEVEEAAAIIAQRSENPRDFFKQKERAVASGVDSSPVPTQRTGRLDSPFFKLQHSSPPEPSLPPTRTPPVSPSQPHVRQQPGTPGRNMAAVAPTPIPKIVTTPIQEEDDSRNEWAPESEQRAPVQESAQSKPTQSVAPQARVTNASPSDHPFQQEADSQLDLWETSGPPAGTAPLQTAHLVDLMGDSPEPSTAGAAPALPQPLLSFDELPEPPDASGPQMTLSYQHALQHASGSGSQDLDDGQLLMTNGEMLLKEGTQASEGYFSQSQEEEFAQSEECSAKVTPSPVFYNKPPEIDITCWDTDPVMEDDD; encoded by the exons GGCCCTCTACACATATGAAGGCGACAGCAATGATCTGACACTGGCATCTTCGGGAG ATGGGGGCCTGTCGGAGATTGCCGGAACCTTCGACAACACCTGCGTCATGTACGGCTTCTGCAGCCTGAAGGAGCCCACCGCTGCCCTTCCCCGCTACATCCTCATCAACTGG GTTGGCGAGGATGTGCCTGATGCCAGGAAGTGCGCCTGTGCCAGCCACGTGGCGACCATCGCTGAGTTTTTCCAGGTCAGTGAG GGAGTTGACGTCATCATCAATGCCAGCAGCGCGGAGGACATCGAGCCCTCCGCCATCGGGCAGCGGCTGACCAATGGCACGGTTCCGGTGGCCAGCCCGGTCCTCAGCCGGCTGAGAATGAGAGACGAGGAGCACGGCGAGAATGTG GGCACCAGCTACCAGAAGACGAATGCGGAGATCGAAATGAAGAAAATCAATAGAGAGGAGTTCTGGGAGCAAGCCAAG CGCGAGGAGGAGATGCGCAAGGAGGAGGAGCGGAAGAAGGCGGCGGAGGAGCGGCAGAAGTTCGAGGAGGAGCGGATGGAGCTGGAGCgcaaggagcaggaggagagggaaaagaggtACCGCGAGAGGGAGCAACAGATCGAGGAGCACAG GAAGAAGCTCCAGGACGAAGAGGAGGCCAGAGAGAGGACGAGAAACCAGACCCTCATT ACAGTGGAGAGCTGTGAAGACAGTGCTCAGGACAAAAGGGAGTCAGAAGTGGAG GAGGCGGCGGCCATCATTGCCCAGCGTTCGGAAAACCCGAGGGATTTCTTCAAGCAGAAGGAGCGTGCCGTGGCCAGCGGAGTGGACAGCTCCCCTGTGCCCACCCAGAGGACTG GCCGCTTGGACAGCCCATTCTTCAAGCTGCAGCACAGCAGTCCTCCTGAGCCCAGCCTGCCCCCAACTCGCACCCCACCGGTGTCGCCCTCCCAACCCCACGTCCGACAGCAGCCAGGTACACCTG GGCGTAACATGGCAGCTGTTGCCCCCACGCCCATCCCCAAAATTGTCACCACACCCATTCAGGAGGAGGACGACAGCAGGAACGAGTGGG CCCCCGAGTCAGAACAGAGAGCCCCCGTGCAAGAGTCAGCCCAGTCCAAGCCCACCCAGAGCGTGGCCCCCCAGGCCCGGGTGACGAACGCCTCCCCTTCGGACCACCCCTTCCAGCAGGAGGCGGACAGCCAGCTGGACCTGTGGGAGACGTCGGGCCCCCCGGCCGGGACAGCCCCTCTGCAGACGGCCCACCTGGTGGACCTGATGGGCGACTCCCCTGAGCCCTCCACGGCGGGCGCGGCCCCCgccctcccccagcccctgctCAGCTTCGACGAGCTGCCGGAACCCCCCGACGCCTCCGGCCCCCAGATGACCCTCAGCTACCAGCATGCCCTGCAACACGCCTCGGGCTCCGGCAGCCAGGACCTGGACGACGGTCAGCTGCTCATGACCAACGGCGAGATGCTGCTCAAAGAAGGGACCCAG gCAAGTGAGGGCTacttcagccaatcacaggagGAGGAGTTCGCCCAATCAGAAGAGTGCTCTGCTAAAGTGACCCCATCACCAGTGTTCTACAACAAGCCACCAG AGATTGACATCACATGCTGGGACACGGACCCCGTGATGGAGGACGACGACTAG
- the dbn1 gene encoding drebrin isoform X4, whose amino-acid sequence MAVNLSKNRLALLTAYQDVINENSATDWALYTYEGDSNDLTLASSGDGGLSEIAGTFDNTCVMYGFCSLKEPTAALPRYILINWVGEDVPDARKCACASHVATIAEFFQVSEGVDVIINASSAEDIEPSAIGQRLTNGTVPVASPVLSRLRMRDEEHGENVGTSYQKTNAEIEMKKINREEFWEQAKREEEMRKEEERKKAAEERQKFEEERMELERKEQEEREKRYREREQQIEEHRKKLQDEEEARERTRNQTLITVESCEDSAQDKRESEVEEAAAIIAQRSENPRDFFKQKERAVASGVDSSPVPTQRTDDIADGISGRNMAAVAPTPIPKIVTTPIQEEDDSRNEWAPESEQRAPVQESAQSKPTQSVAPQARVTNASPSDHPFQQEADSQLDLWETSGPPAGTAPLQTAHLVDLMGDSPEPSTAGAAPALPQPLLSFDELPEPPDASGPQMTLSYQHALQHASGSGSQDLDDGQLLMTNGEMLLKEGTQASEGYFSQSQEEEFAQSEECSAKVTPSPVFYNKPPEIDITCWDTDPVMEDDD is encoded by the exons GGCCCTCTACACATATGAAGGCGACAGCAATGATCTGACACTGGCATCTTCGGGAG ATGGGGGCCTGTCGGAGATTGCCGGAACCTTCGACAACACCTGCGTCATGTACGGCTTCTGCAGCCTGAAGGAGCCCACCGCTGCCCTTCCCCGCTACATCCTCATCAACTGG GTTGGCGAGGATGTGCCTGATGCCAGGAAGTGCGCCTGTGCCAGCCACGTGGCGACCATCGCTGAGTTTTTCCAGGTCAGTGAG GGAGTTGACGTCATCATCAATGCCAGCAGCGCGGAGGACATCGAGCCCTCCGCCATCGGGCAGCGGCTGACCAATGGCACGGTTCCGGTGGCCAGCCCGGTCCTCAGCCGGCTGAGAATGAGAGACGAGGAGCACGGCGAGAATGTG GGCACCAGCTACCAGAAGACGAATGCGGAGATCGAAATGAAGAAAATCAATAGAGAGGAGTTCTGGGAGCAAGCCAAG CGCGAGGAGGAGATGCGCAAGGAGGAGGAGCGGAAGAAGGCGGCGGAGGAGCGGCAGAAGTTCGAGGAGGAGCGGATGGAGCTGGAGCgcaaggagcaggaggagagggaaaagaggtACCGCGAGAGGGAGCAACAGATCGAGGAGCACAG GAAGAAGCTCCAGGACGAAGAGGAGGCCAGAGAGAGGACGAGAAACCAGACCCTCATT ACAGTGGAGAGCTGTGAAGACAGTGCTCAGGACAAAAGGGAGTCAGAAGTGGAG GAGGCGGCGGCCATCATTGCCCAGCGTTCGGAAAACCCGAGGGATTTCTTCAAGCAGAAGGAGCGTGCCGTGGCCAGCGGAGTGGACAGCTCCCCTGTGCCCACCCAGAGGACTG ATGACATCGCTGATGGGATCTCAGGGCGTAACATGGCAGCTGTTGCCCCCACGCCCATCCCCAAAATTGTCACCACACCCATTCAGGAGGAGGACGACAGCAGGAACGAGTGGG CCCCCGAGTCAGAACAGAGAGCCCCCGTGCAAGAGTCAGCCCAGTCCAAGCCCACCCAGAGCGTGGCCCCCCAGGCCCGGGTGACGAACGCCTCCCCTTCGGACCACCCCTTCCAGCAGGAGGCGGACAGCCAGCTGGACCTGTGGGAGACGTCGGGCCCCCCGGCCGGGACAGCCCCTCTGCAGACGGCCCACCTGGTGGACCTGATGGGCGACTCCCCTGAGCCCTCCACGGCGGGCGCGGCCCCCgccctcccccagcccctgctCAGCTTCGACGAGCTGCCGGAACCCCCCGACGCCTCCGGCCCCCAGATGACCCTCAGCTACCAGCATGCCCTGCAACACGCCTCGGGCTCCGGCAGCCAGGACCTGGACGACGGTCAGCTGCTCATGACCAACGGCGAGATGCTGCTCAAAGAAGGGACCCAG gCAAGTGAGGGCTacttcagccaatcacaggagGAGGAGTTCGCCCAATCAGAAGAGTGCTCTGCTAAAGTGACCCCATCACCAGTGTTCTACAACAAGCCACCAG AGATTGACATCACATGCTGGGACACGGACCCCGTGATGGAGGACGACGACTAG
- the dbn1 gene encoding drebrin isoform X1, whose amino-acid sequence MAVNLSKNRLALLTAYQDVINENSATDWALYTYEGDSNDLTLASSGDGGLSEIAGTFDNTCVMYGFCSLKEPTAALPRYILINWVGEDVPDARKCACASHVATIAEFFQGVDVIINASSAEDIEPSAIGQRLTNGTVPVASPVLSRLRMRDEEHGENVGTSYQKTNAEIEMKKINREEFWEQAKREEEMRKEEERKKAAEERQKFEEERMELERKEQEEREKRYREREQQIEEHRKKLQDEEEARERTRNQTLITVESCEDSAQDKRESEVEEAAAIIAQRSENPRDFFKQKERAVASGVDSSPVPTQRTGRLDSPFFKLQHSSPPEPSLPPTRTPPVSPSQPHVRQQPGTPDDIADGISGRNMAAVAPTPIPKIVTTPIQEEDDSRNEWAPESEQRAPVQESAQSKPTQSVAPQARVTNASPSDHPFQQEADSQLDLWETSGPPAGTAPLQTAHLVDLMGDSPEPSTAGAAPALPQPLLSFDELPEPPDASGPQMTLSYQHALQHASGSGSQDLDDGQLLMTNGEMLLKEGTQASEGYFSQSQEEEFAQSEECSAKVTPSPVFYNKPPEIDITCWDTDPVMEDDD is encoded by the exons GGCCCTCTACACATATGAAGGCGACAGCAATGATCTGACACTGGCATCTTCGGGAG ATGGGGGCCTGTCGGAGATTGCCGGAACCTTCGACAACACCTGCGTCATGTACGGCTTCTGCAGCCTGAAGGAGCCCACCGCTGCCCTTCCCCGCTACATCCTCATCAACTGG GTTGGCGAGGATGTGCCTGATGCCAGGAAGTGCGCCTGTGCCAGCCACGTGGCGACCATCGCTGAGTTTTTCCAG GGAGTTGACGTCATCATCAATGCCAGCAGCGCGGAGGACATCGAGCCCTCCGCCATCGGGCAGCGGCTGACCAATGGCACGGTTCCGGTGGCCAGCCCGGTCCTCAGCCGGCTGAGAATGAGAGACGAGGAGCACGGCGAGAATGTG GGCACCAGCTACCAGAAGACGAATGCGGAGATCGAAATGAAGAAAATCAATAGAGAGGAGTTCTGGGAGCAAGCCAAG CGCGAGGAGGAGATGCGCAAGGAGGAGGAGCGGAAGAAGGCGGCGGAGGAGCGGCAGAAGTTCGAGGAGGAGCGGATGGAGCTGGAGCgcaaggagcaggaggagagggaaaagaggtACCGCGAGAGGGAGCAACAGATCGAGGAGCACAG GAAGAAGCTCCAGGACGAAGAGGAGGCCAGAGAGAGGACGAGAAACCAGACCCTCATT ACAGTGGAGAGCTGTGAAGACAGTGCTCAGGACAAAAGGGAGTCAGAAGTGGAG GAGGCGGCGGCCATCATTGCCCAGCGTTCGGAAAACCCGAGGGATTTCTTCAAGCAGAAGGAGCGTGCCGTGGCCAGCGGAGTGGACAGCTCCCCTGTGCCCACCCAGAGGACTG GCCGCTTGGACAGCCCATTCTTCAAGCTGCAGCACAGCAGTCCTCCTGAGCCCAGCCTGCCCCCAACTCGCACCCCACCGGTGTCGCCCTCCCAACCCCACGTCCGACAGCAGCCAGGTACACCTG ATGACATCGCTGATGGGATCTCAGGGCGTAACATGGCAGCTGTTGCCCCCACGCCCATCCCCAAAATTGTCACCACACCCATTCAGGAGGAGGACGACAGCAGGAACGAGTGGG CCCCCGAGTCAGAACAGAGAGCCCCCGTGCAAGAGTCAGCCCAGTCCAAGCCCACCCAGAGCGTGGCCCCCCAGGCCCGGGTGACGAACGCCTCCCCTTCGGACCACCCCTTCCAGCAGGAGGCGGACAGCCAGCTGGACCTGTGGGAGACGTCGGGCCCCCCGGCCGGGACAGCCCCTCTGCAGACGGCCCACCTGGTGGACCTGATGGGCGACTCCCCTGAGCCCTCCACGGCGGGCGCGGCCCCCgccctcccccagcccctgctCAGCTTCGACGAGCTGCCGGAACCCCCCGACGCCTCCGGCCCCCAGATGACCCTCAGCTACCAGCATGCCCTGCAACACGCCTCGGGCTCCGGCAGCCAGGACCTGGACGACGGTCAGCTGCTCATGACCAACGGCGAGATGCTGCTCAAAGAAGGGACCCAG gCAAGTGAGGGCTacttcagccaatcacaggagGAGGAGTTCGCCCAATCAGAAGAGTGCTCTGCTAAAGTGACCCCATCACCAGTGTTCTACAACAAGCCACCAG AGATTGACATCACATGCTGGGACACGGACCCCGTGATGGAGGACGACGACTAG
- the dbn1 gene encoding drebrin isoform X6, with translation MAVNLSKNRLALLTAYQDVINENSATDWALYTYEGDSNDLTLASSGDGGLSEIAGTFDNTCVMYGFCSLKEPTAALPRYILINWVGEDVPDARKCACASHVATIAEFFQVSEGVDVIINASSAEDIEPSAIGQRLTNGTVPVASPVLSRLRMRDEEHGENVGTSYQKTNAEIEMKKINREEFWEQAKREEEMRKEEERKKAAEERQKFEEERMELERKEQEEREKRYREREQQIEEHRKKLQDEEEARERTRNQTLITVESCEDSAQDKRESEVEEAAAIIAQRSENPRDFFKQKERAVASGVDSSPVPTQRTGRLDSPFFKLQHSSPPEPSLPPTRTPPVSPSQPHVRQQPGTPDDIADGISGRNMAAVAPTPIPKIVTTPIQEEDDSRNEWAPESEQRAPVQESAQSKPTQSVAPQARVTNASPSDHPFQQEADSQLDLWETSGPPAGTAPLQTAHLVDLMGDSPEPSTAGAAPALPQPLLSFDELPEPPDASGPQMTLSYQHALQHASGSGSQDLDDGQLLMTNGEMLLKEGTQASEGYFSQSQEEEFAQSEECSAKVTPSPVFYNKPPEIDITCWDTDPVMEDDD, from the exons GGCCCTCTACACATATGAAGGCGACAGCAATGATCTGACACTGGCATCTTCGGGAG ATGGGGGCCTGTCGGAGATTGCCGGAACCTTCGACAACACCTGCGTCATGTACGGCTTCTGCAGCCTGAAGGAGCCCACCGCTGCCCTTCCCCGCTACATCCTCATCAACTGG GTTGGCGAGGATGTGCCTGATGCCAGGAAGTGCGCCTGTGCCAGCCACGTGGCGACCATCGCTGAGTTTTTCCAGGTCAGTGAG GGAGTTGACGTCATCATCAATGCCAGCAGCGCGGAGGACATCGAGCCCTCCGCCATCGGGCAGCGGCTGACCAATGGCACGGTTCCGGTGGCCAGCCCGGTCCTCAGCCGGCTGAGAATGAGAGACGAGGAGCACGGCGAGAATGTG GGCACCAGCTACCAGAAGACGAATGCGGAGATCGAAATGAAGAAAATCAATAGAGAGGAGTTCTGGGAGCAAGCCAAG CGCGAGGAGGAGATGCGCAAGGAGGAGGAGCGGAAGAAGGCGGCGGAGGAGCGGCAGAAGTTCGAGGAGGAGCGGATGGAGCTGGAGCgcaaggagcaggaggagagggaaaagaggtACCGCGAGAGGGAGCAACAGATCGAGGAGCACAG GAAGAAGCTCCAGGACGAAGAGGAGGCCAGAGAGAGGACGAGAAACCAGACCCTCATT ACAGTGGAGAGCTGTGAAGACAGTGCTCAGGACAAAAGGGAGTCAGAAGTGGAG GAGGCGGCGGCCATCATTGCCCAGCGTTCGGAAAACCCGAGGGATTTCTTCAAGCAGAAGGAGCGTGCCGTGGCCAGCGGAGTGGACAGCTCCCCTGTGCCCACCCAGAGGACTG GCCGCTTGGACAGCCCATTCTTCAAGCTGCAGCACAGCAGTCCTCCTGAGCCCAGCCTGCCCCCAACTCGCACCCCACCGGTGTCGCCCTCCCAACCCCACGTCCGACAGCAGCCAGGTACACCTG ATGACATCGCTGATGGGATCTCAGGGCGTAACATGGCAGCTGTTGCCCCCACGCCCATCCCCAAAATTGTCACCACACCCATTCAGGAGGAGGACGACAGCAGGAACGAGTGGG CCCCCGAGTCAGAACAGAGAGCCCCCGTGCAAGAGTCAGCCCAGTCCAAGCCCACCCAGAGCGTGGCCCCCCAGGCCCGGGTGACGAACGCCTCCCCTTCGGACCACCCCTTCCAGCAGGAGGCGGACAGCCAGCTGGACCTGTGGGAGACGTCGGGCCCCCCGGCCGGGACAGCCCCTCTGCAGACGGCCCACCTGGTGGACCTGATGGGCGACTCCCCTGAGCCCTCCACGGCGGGCGCGGCCCCCgccctcccccagcccctgctCAGCTTCGACGAGCTGCCGGAACCCCCCGACGCCTCCGGCCCCCAGATGACCCTCAGCTACCAGCATGCCCTGCAACACGCCTCGGGCTCCGGCAGCCAGGACCTGGACGACGGTCAGCTGCTCATGACCAACGGCGAGATGCTGCTCAAAGAAGGGACCCAG gCAAGTGAGGGCTacttcagccaatcacaggagGAGGAGTTCGCCCAATCAGAAGAGTGCTCTGCTAAAGTGACCCCATCACCAGTGTTCTACAACAAGCCACCAG AGATTGACATCACATGCTGGGACACGGACCCCGTGATGGAGGACGACGACTAG
- the dbn1 gene encoding drebrin isoform X5 — MAVNLSKNRLALLTAYQDVINENSATDWALYTYEGDSNDLTLASSGDGGLSEIAGTFDNTCVMYGFCSLKEPTAALPRYILINWVGEDVPDARKCACASHVATIAEFFQVSEGVDVIINASSAEDIEPSAIGQRLTNGTVPVASPVLSRLRMRDEEHGENVGTSYQKTNAEIEMKKINREEFWEQAKREEEMRKEEERKKAAEERQKFEEERMELERKEQEEREKRYREREQQIEEHRKKLQDEEEARERTRNQTLITVESCEDSAQDKRESEVEEAAAIIAQRSENPRDFFKQKERAVASGVDSSPVPTQRTAPESEQRAPVQESAQSKPTQSVAPQARVTNASPSDHPFQQEADSQLDLWETSGPPAGTAPLQTAHLVDLMGDSPEPSTAGAAPALPQPLLSFDELPEPPDASGPQMTLSYQHALQHASGSGSQDLDDGQLLMTNGEMLLKEGTQASEGYFSQSQEEEFAQSEECSAKVTPSPVFYNKPPEIDITCWDTDPVMEDDD; from the exons GGCCCTCTACACATATGAAGGCGACAGCAATGATCTGACACTGGCATCTTCGGGAG ATGGGGGCCTGTCGGAGATTGCCGGAACCTTCGACAACACCTGCGTCATGTACGGCTTCTGCAGCCTGAAGGAGCCCACCGCTGCCCTTCCCCGCTACATCCTCATCAACTGG GTTGGCGAGGATGTGCCTGATGCCAGGAAGTGCGCCTGTGCCAGCCACGTGGCGACCATCGCTGAGTTTTTCCAGGTCAGTGAG GGAGTTGACGTCATCATCAATGCCAGCAGCGCGGAGGACATCGAGCCCTCCGCCATCGGGCAGCGGCTGACCAATGGCACGGTTCCGGTGGCCAGCCCGGTCCTCAGCCGGCTGAGAATGAGAGACGAGGAGCACGGCGAGAATGTG GGCACCAGCTACCAGAAGACGAATGCGGAGATCGAAATGAAGAAAATCAATAGAGAGGAGTTCTGGGAGCAAGCCAAG CGCGAGGAGGAGATGCGCAAGGAGGAGGAGCGGAAGAAGGCGGCGGAGGAGCGGCAGAAGTTCGAGGAGGAGCGGATGGAGCTGGAGCgcaaggagcaggaggagagggaaaagaggtACCGCGAGAGGGAGCAACAGATCGAGGAGCACAG GAAGAAGCTCCAGGACGAAGAGGAGGCCAGAGAGAGGACGAGAAACCAGACCCTCATT ACAGTGGAGAGCTGTGAAGACAGTGCTCAGGACAAAAGGGAGTCAGAAGTGGAG GAGGCGGCGGCCATCATTGCCCAGCGTTCGGAAAACCCGAGGGATTTCTTCAAGCAGAAGGAGCGTGCCGTGGCCAGCGGAGTGGACAGCTCCCCTGTGCCCACCCAGAGGACTG CCCCCGAGTCAGAACAGAGAGCCCCCGTGCAAGAGTCAGCCCAGTCCAAGCCCACCCAGAGCGTGGCCCCCCAGGCCCGGGTGACGAACGCCTCCCCTTCGGACCACCCCTTCCAGCAGGAGGCGGACAGCCAGCTGGACCTGTGGGAGACGTCGGGCCCCCCGGCCGGGACAGCCCCTCTGCAGACGGCCCACCTGGTGGACCTGATGGGCGACTCCCCTGAGCCCTCCACGGCGGGCGCGGCCCCCgccctcccccagcccctgctCAGCTTCGACGAGCTGCCGGAACCCCCCGACGCCTCCGGCCCCCAGATGACCCTCAGCTACCAGCATGCCCTGCAACACGCCTCGGGCTCCGGCAGCCAGGACCTGGACGACGGTCAGCTGCTCATGACCAACGGCGAGATGCTGCTCAAAGAAGGGACCCAG gCAAGTGAGGGCTacttcagccaatcacaggagGAGGAGTTCGCCCAATCAGAAGAGTGCTCTGCTAAAGTGACCCCATCACCAGTGTTCTACAACAAGCCACCAG AGATTGACATCACATGCTGGGACACGGACCCCGTGATGGAGGACGACGACTAG